The following are from one region of the Solirubrobacterales bacterium genome:
- a CDS encoding MBL fold metallo-hydrolase, with amino-acid sequence MPSRAAITYGGHATVLIEMGEARLLTDPLLRKHLLFVLRRHSRVDRDALGRVDGVLISHLHRDHLDLASLRMIGRSVPIVAPPESAEFFAKHGFENVTELSPGETGTLAGVQVRAVEAKHGQGRMFGYGKGGAVGYVVEGPVRVYCAGDTALFPGMQGLATDLDVALLPIWGWGPSLGPGHLDPEDAARALEMLQPRFAVPVHWGTLAPLGARRMWPWLFERPAREFTEWARRLAPEVEVRVLQPGQTLQVDEA; translated from the coding sequence GTGCCGAGCCGGGCGGCCATCACCTACGGCGGCCACGCCACGGTGCTGATCGAGATGGGGGAGGCGAGGCTGCTGACGGACCCACTCCTCCGCAAGCATTTGCTGTTCGTCCTGCGCCGGCACAGCCGAGTGGACCGCGACGCCCTGGGTCGGGTGGATGGGGTGCTGATCTCGCACCTGCACCGCGACCACCTCGACCTTGCCTCGCTTCGCATGATCGGGCGCTCGGTGCCGATCGTGGCTCCGCCCGAGAGCGCCGAGTTCTTCGCAAAGCACGGGTTCGAGAACGTGACTGAGCTCTCCCCAGGGGAGACGGGGACGCTGGCGGGGGTGCAGGTGCGAGCGGTGGAGGCCAAGCACGGCCAGGGACGCATGTTCGGGTACGGCAAGGGAGGGGCGGTCGGCTACGTCGTCGAGGGGCCCGTGCGGGTCTACTGCGCGGGCGACACAGCGCTCTTTCCAGGGATGCAGGGCCTCGCCACCGACCTCGACGTGGCCCTGCTGCCGATCTGGGGATGGGGCCCCTCGCTTGGGCCCGGCCACCTCGATCCCGAGGATGCGGCAAGGGCTTTGGAGATGTTGCAGCCGCGGTTCGCGGTGCCGGTGCACTGGGGCACGCTGGCGCCGCTCGGTGCCAGGCGCATGTGGCCGTGGCTGTTCGAGCGACCGGCTCGCGAGTTCACCGAGTGGGCGCGGCGCCTGGCGCCCGAGGTAGAGGTCCGCGTGCTCCAGCCAGGCCAGACGCTGCAAGTCGACGAAGCCTGA
- a CDS encoding 50S ribosomal protein L25 yields the protein MAGDRATLKVEERSEFGSRPSRRLRRSGLVPGVVYGDGKEARAFQVPERVARAALTHGGALIDLEFDGSGSTPVVVKEQQRDPVRGALIHLDLLEVKLDEEIQAEVPIELLGAEDAPGVKEGGVLEHVTHQITIEALPTAIPESIAADVSGMSIGDTLQLSALVAPEGVEFAVDDPGEVTIATLSPPRVEEEPEPEVEEEAELVGEEGEVPEGEEAPAEGEAPEGEAPAEGGASGEGD from the coding sequence ATGGCCGGCGATCGGGCAACTTTGAAGGTCGAGGAGCGCAGCGAGTTCGGCTCGCGGCCGAGCCGCCGCCTGCGCCGCTCCGGCCTGGTTCCGGGCGTGGTCTACGGCGACGGCAAGGAGGCACGCGCCTTTCAAGTGCCCGAGCGCGTGGCCCGCGCCGCTCTCACCCATGGTGGCGCCTTGATCGATCTCGAGTTCGACGGCTCCGGGTCCACTCCCGTGGTGGTCAAGGAGCAGCAGCGCGATCCCGTCCGAGGCGCGCTGATCCACCTGGACCTGCTCGAGGTCAAGCTCGACGAGGAGATCCAGGCCGAGGTGCCGATCGAGCTACTCGGCGCCGAGGACGCCCCCGGGGTCAAGGAGGGCGGCGTGCTGGAGCACGTCACGCACCAGATCACGATCGAGGCCCTGCCGACAGCGATCCCCGAGAGCATTGCCGCCGACGTCTCCGGGATGTCGATCGGCGACACGCTTCAGCTCAGCGCCCTGGTCGCGCCGGAGGGGGTCGAGTTCGCCGTCGACGACCCGGGTGAGGTGACGATCGCCACCCTGTCGCCGCCGCGCGTCGAGGAGGAGCCCGAGCCGGAGGTCGAGGAGGAGGCCGAGCTGGTCGGCGAGGAGGGCGAGGTTCCCGAGGGCGAGGAGGCTCCCGCCGAGGGCGAGGCGCCGGAGGGCGAGGCGCCGGCCGAGGGCGGGGCCTCCGGCGAAGGGGACTAG